TGCGTGTTTTTCGTTTCTCCATGCCAAAGGGCAAAAATAATCCCCCTTTGGGGAAATCATTTCGTTTCGGAATCCAAAGGCAAAAAGCGAAAACCAAGGAGGAACCTCATAATGAAAAAAAGCGTTTATGAAATCATTACAGGGAAGGTTATCGAATAGCTGGAAAATGGAGTGGTACCGTGGCGAAAGCCGTGGATCAATGGGGGAGCTGTTAATTGGAAGACACAAAAACCATATCGTGTAATTAATACATTCCTGTTAGAAGCCGGAGAATATGCGACCTTCAAGCAAATTCAGGAAGCGGGCGGTAAGGTGAAAAAAGGGGAAAAATCACATATCGTGGTATTTTGGAAGTGGTTAGAAAAAGAGGATGAAGAAAACGGTAAAATGGAAAAAATCCCTTACCTTCGGTATTTTCGAGTGTTTGAAATCAATAAACAAGTGGAAGGGTTGAACAGCAAACGAAAACATGTGACATTCAACCATGATCCAATCGAAAAAGCAGAGGAAGTTTATAAAGGGTATATGAACGCACCTGATTATACTTTTCATTCAGGGAAAGCCGTTTACTATCCAACCCTTGATAAAATCAACTGCCCACCATTGAAGGATTTTCCGAAAGCAGAAGAGTATTACAGCACAATGTTTCATGAAATGGTTCATAGCACAGGACATAAAAGTCGCTTAGCTCGCAAAGGAGTCATAACAGAAAATGTAGCCTTTGGAGATGACGTTTATTCAAAAGAAGAATTGGTTGCAGAAATGGTTATCAAGACCTAAATTAAAAAAAACCTTAAAAAATAAAGAAGAGCACATATTATACATGACTAATATGTGCTCTTCATTTATTCAATTAAAGCGCTCCGATTGCGGAAGATCATTTAAGATTGAGTTATTCCTTGATCTCCAAATGTGGATTCCACACTACTTCCCACAAGTGGCTATCTGGGTCTTGGAAGTAACCAGAGTAACCACCCCAAAAAGTGTCATGTGATGGGGCTGTTATAATAGCACCAGCCTTCTTTGCCTGTTCCATCACCTTGTCAACTTCTTCTTTGCTTTCTACATTATGACCAATAGTAAATTCAGTAGGACTAGAATTAGTCTGATTAATCTGAGCATCATGCGCAATATCTTTGCGCTGAAAAATAGCAAGTTTTAAGCCTGATAGTAAGTCGAAAAAAGCAACGGCACCATGCTCAAATTCTTTGCCCACTATACCTTCTGTTGGAAGCCCCAATCCGTCTCGATAGAATTTCAAAGATCGTTCCAAATCATCTACACCTAATGTAATTACTGTAATTCGTGGCTTCATAAAATATCATACCTCCTTATAAATTTACATAGTAAGGAAATAGTGGTTCTTGTAGCAGGACCAACATATTCTGCTTGTCCATATAGTTTAAGATTGATTCAAAGGGTTTAATAAATAGTATCATTTAGTTTAGCTATTTTAGATTGTAAAAAACGGACACATTTACTGAGTGGCACTGTTTATCTTAAAAACTTGGTTGGGGGACATGCCATAATAACGTCTGAAATTATTGATAAAGTGTGGTTGATCAGAATATCCGTATTTTATAGCAATATTTGTAAAACTATATTGATTACTATTATATAGCTCTTGAAGAAGGCTTTGAAACCTAATGATACCTGAAAGTTCTTTCGGGCTCACTCCTAACTCCTTATGAAATGTCCTTCTTATATTCCTTTCACTGTAACTGAGTTTTTCTGACAAAGAGCGAATTGAAATCATCCCCTTAGTAGCATAAATGTATTGCAGACCCGTTTGTAGCAAATAATTTGGTTTTGATTCGTTCAAGAGTAGGAATCTCTTTAACTTTAGTTCAACCTTTTCAATTATTCTTGAAATTCCATTGGCTGATATGATTTCTTCTGTCATAAATGCAGCTTCATCTCCCCATATATCTTCAAGAAATACAGGATTTCCAATAAACTGAGACACGGGATGCCTTAAAAAACGGTATACAGTATCTGAATAAAAGCGAATTCCAAATAAGGAGCATTTTTGAGTAAGATTTATGGCTTCATATTCAGTCATCAATCCAACAACAAAGGCTCCTTTTGAAAAAGAGGATGATCTCAGATCAAATATAATATCAGCGCAACCATCCGGTATGATACGGTGCAATTTTTTCTGTTCCGATGAATGGAAATCAACGGTCCAATAGCAAGCAACATAAGATTCCAGACTCTTGTTTGGCAAATATTCTCGATATTGATAATTGGAATCTAACAATTCTTTTTGTAATTTAGGTGGTTGCAAAGGAACATAAAATTGCATGTTATTTCCCACCTCCTTTAGATTTTTGAAGTGCAAAACTTCATATTTCTTCGTAGGGTTATCGTATCATTTTTGAATTACAAGTTGATTTCGTTACTCTACAATCTGGCCCTTTACACAAAGAAAGAGCACAATCCTTTTTTCAGGTATGCGCCCTTTAATGGAAAATCGTTGAAAATTCACACTGCACAAATATTCAATAAAAGCCCCCTCTAACAGAAAACCCGATTTGAAGATAAATAAACCTTTTCTTAGGGATGTTATACCTTCACCAATTCGACAGACGAACACAAGCACCTCTACTACTTATCTATATAGATCAATTGTTTCCCTTGCTCTACCTGTTACTTTGTCTATTAAATTCAATGGTGAAAGAATTTTTACTTGGTTTCCAAAACCGACTATGAAATTAACAGCTTCATCTTCGGTGTTGAAAGTCAATTCTAGTTCTGTCCAGCCATTCTCTGTAACCTTCCCGTCATTTACTGCTTGTACGAAACGTCCAGTAAACCTAATTCGTTCATGTGCAAAAGGAGAAACTTTCACATTCACCCGAAACTCAGGTAGACTTTGCATGAATTGCTTTTTAGATTCCTCCCAATGGTCCGATAATTTAAAATCACGAGGCCTATTAAACTGTTCATCCATTAATTAACATTCAATGATTCGAGTGATTTTATAGCTGCGAAATTCATCTTGATTATTCATTGATATCACATACCAAGTGCTTGATTTGGCTACTAGTCCAAGTGGTTTGACTATAGATTCTCTTATTTCTCCATTTGCTTTTTTGTAAATGATGGTTACTTTTTTATTGTTCATGACTGCTTCTTTCATTACTTCCATAGCAGGATTCATTTCAATTTTAGTATTCCTCCAAGTGCCCATATCAACATGTACTCTTTCCCAAAGTTTCACTGCACTTTGCTTGGATTCTTCTGGCAAGGATAACAGTAGCTTATCCCTGATATGCTTTGAGGAGGTTCCCATATTCAAATCATTAATAATTTTTTCTGCATGAGGCAAGAACAGTGATAGCATTTCTTTTTCCTTCAACCAGCTCAACCTTTGTTTCCAGTTATCGACAAGCCTCCATCCTCCTGCTTGTCCTCTTTCAGCATAAACTGGGATACCAGCAGCACTTAATGATTCCATATCTCTATGGACGGTCCTTTCGGAAACCTCAAGTTCTTTAGCTATTTCTCGAGTAGATACAATTTCACCATGTTGCAAAAGAAGTAAGATCTTAATTAATCTTTCAGCTTTCATCGCTATTCTCCTTAATTTTTTCAATCATGACATTACATGTCATATATCTAATTTATTATATGCTTACATAAAAAGAAAGGATGGATGAACGATGAATTTAGAAAATCAAACAGCCATTGTAGCTGGAGCCACAAGAGGAGCAGGTCGCGCTATGGCAATAAAACTTGGTGAAACAGGAGCAACTGTATATGTGACCGGACGTACAACAAGACAAGAAATTTCTCCTATGCAGCGGAAAGAAACAATTGAAGAAACAGCTGCATTAGTCAAAGAAGCAGGCGGAATTGGAATTCCTGTCAAAGTGGATCATACAGACGAAGAACAAGTGAAAATGTTCATAAACAAAGTGAATGAGGAACAAAACGGACAATTAGACATTCTTGTGAATGATGTTTGGGGGGGAGATCCTTTGACAGAATGGGGGAAAGATGTTGGGGATCATAATCTACAAAAGGGATTACAAATGCAAAAACAAGCCGTTCAAGCTCATTTCATAACTTCTCATTACGCAGTACCTTTAATGAAGAAGAAAAACTCAGGATTAATCGTTGAAGTCACTGACGGTATAGATTATGAATATAGAGGGAACTTTTACTATAGTTTAGCGAAGATATCAAACATTCATATGGCAAAAGCCATGGCAGAAGACCTAAAAGATAACAATATTACTTCTATCGCTTTAACTCCCGGATTCCTACGCTCAGAAGCAATGTTAGATCTTTTTGGAGTAACAGAAGAAAACTGGAAGGAAGGGGTCAAAGTCGAAAAACATTTTATTGCATCTGAAACACCCTTTTATATCGGTGAAGCCCTTAAACATCTGGCTTTGGATCCGGACGTACGTAGGTTTAATGGAAGAACATTAAGCACTTGGGAGCTTTCAGATATTTATGGATTTAAAGACGTTGATGGAACACAACCGCATTGGGGCAATTATTTTAAAAAACATGTGGAAAAATAAAACTACTTCAAAATAACAATTAAATTCAAATGAAGCTACACAATATATAACAACCCCAAAAGAAAAAACAAACCATAATTGAATACAACAAGAACGGTTGGCTTAAGATAGAGTAATCCCCATCCTGCCTTCGCCAAAAACGCAAGGATGGGGTTACTTTTTTAGGTTAATGATCAGGACCACAACCATTATCATGTCAGAAGCAGTGTTAATCCAAATTTCTTTCGAAAAATTGATCTTCAAGAATATGGCGCAATTCATAAAAAAGTCGCATTTCTTGCTACAGAATTGCGCCCCGATTCTTGAATAACAACATTTTTAACCTCGGTTTTAACGGAAAGTTCACTAATACGCATTAAGAAAACCTCACAACTTAATATTTGGCATAGTGCAGTCCTAAATTATAAGCTCGAGTCAACCACTCTTCCATATATCCGGGCTGTACATTTATGGTTTCATAAAAAAGTTCGAATTGCGAATTTTGGATTCCGCAATAATCCGCCAAACCAACATTGAAATATCGTGTCATCATATTATCGTACTGCCTCTTCTCAAAACGCTCAATTGGAGCACCGGCCAGGCTGAGCCATAACACTTTTTCATGATCAAGCTTTCCTGGCCCGTAAGCAAACCCCCAGTTCCAAACGCGGTCTATATATCCTTTTAACATAGCCGGCATGCTCCACCACCAAAGCGGAAAAACAAAAGCCAACGAATCGTGTCTTTTCATTCTTTCCATTTCCATTTCAACCTCAGGAGAATATTCTTGATGATCTGCAGACCATTCGGGCTCATCCTCTTCCCAAAGTACGGGATTGAAACCGCTGCGATATAGATCTAATATCTCCGTTTCGTGACCTGCATCCTTTAGGCCTTGGACGAAATGGTCTGCAACTTTAAAAGTCAAAGAGTTCTCTCTTGGATGAGTAACAACTGTCAGTATCTTCATTATGATTTCCCTTCTTTCCTTTAGTTTTTTTCTGGGCTGAACCGTTAGTATATAGCCTGACCTAAAACAACAAATTTATATATCGGGAAATATCGATATATATGGACAAGAAAAACCGATCAAAGTTTTTCTTTCAAGAATGCGGATACATCTTGAATCGTTTTTTCATTTCTTCGGTAATAGGTCCATTTTCCGTGTCGTTCAGATTTCAACAGACCAGCCTTCTGCATCATAGATAAATATTGAGATGTCGTTGATTGTGACAATTGTGCTTTCTTTTGAATAACACCTACGCATACACCGCCTTTCTCATCAATATTTTTTGGATTCTTGCTTGGAGGATTGTCAAAGTGTTTTTTTGGTTCTTTCAACCATCTCAATATCTCTAAGCGTGTTTCATTTGATAGGGCTTTAAAAATATCGATATGCTTCATACTTTTATGCTAATCGACTTTTTCCGATATGTCAATGTAAAGAATTTGACAGTTACTCCGTTAAATGCCCCCAATTCACAAAGAAAGATGCAATTCTTCCTCTTAGAAAAGCGTCCTTTAATTGAATAACATTGCTGGCGTTATTAAGAAGTTATTATCAATAAACACACCTTAGGATCAAAAAGTACTGTTCTCTCTAAAGTACTTAGATTTTAATTTATATTTTACATACTTCATATGGAATACTTCCAATTATAGTTATCTTACAAAACAAACTATCCCAATAAGGGTTACCCTATTGGGATAGTTTTTATTCATACCTATTACCCAAGAGTGTTGGAACGGTAACAAACTCATAGCCCTGTGCTTGTAGTTCGTCAATGATTTGAGCAATGCCTTAACAGTTTCAAATTGTTCGGATGAATGGTAGTTATGTTGAAGCATTATAAATTCAGGGCTAGCATCTTGCTTCACTCTTGATACAATTTCTTCAGCAGACACTCCGCTCCAGTCCTTTGTATCGGCCGTCCACATATCGAACGGTAGCCTTGTTTATTAAGCATTTCTACCTGTCGATCTTCAATTTCTCCAAATGGCGGTCGGAATAAATCTGGTTTGACCCCTATAATTTTCTCAATTTCTGCGGTAGTCGACTGTATGTTTTCGTTAAATTGTTGGTCCGTAAGCTCAGGCAAATGCGGGTGTATCCCAAGTATGGTTGCCTATAGCATGTCCCTCTCTGTAAATTTGTCTTAGTCGTTCTGGATATTCCTTGACCCTCTCTCCTACCACAAAAAAGGTAGCCTTCACACCTTTTCGCTTTAAGATTTCTAAAATTTGAGGGGTATAAGTATCTTCTGGACCGTCGTCAAAAGTAAGGGCAACTCTTTTCTTATTGGGATTCCCCATAAATATCATTTCATTTTTTATAGGAACATTGATTATTTGTCCAGGATAAATCCAATCAGGATTTTTAATTGTTGGGGTAGATTCTAATAACTCAGGTATAGAGACTCCGAGTTTAATAGAAATTTTATAAAGTGTATCCCCTTCACTAACTATGTACGAGTTAGGAATTTCTAAGTGTTGACCTGGTTCAAGTATAGTAGATACCAATTTGTTCTGGTTAACAATCTTATCTACTGATGTTCCATACTTGTCGGAAATTTTCGAAAGGGTATCCCCCGATTGAACCATGTGAGTCTCAGCCATTGCAGATCTATCAAACATAGGCAGACAAACTAAAATAAATGCAATTAAAATGGTCGCTATTTTAAGCATGATTTCACCTCCTCTTGATTCTCACTCCAGTAGACTAATTTCTTATCACTACTTAAATATATTCGAAAAGAAGCCTTGTTAAATGGGGTTTTTTTATTTCAACTAAACTTACCCTATTAAATGGATTTTTTCAAAATGTTGGCGAGAACCCAATAATGGAACATTAATTTAAATGGGACTGTCTCAAAATGGGCAGCCCCCTATTCTGAAACGATCAAAATTGTCAAGAAACTCTCTCCCAACAGAAATACTACATGTCATTAAGACCTAGTAAAAAGAGGCGCAAGATAGACAGCACCATATACACACCAAAAGCGCGTCTTGTTGTTCGTTTCACCTTTTTCCATCAATTTCCATTTTGATAAAGACGATCTAAAACATTTCCGACATACTCATTCATACTAACTCCTACTTTTATAGCTTCTTTTTTTAGTTTTTCTTTTGTTGCTGTCTTTATATAGGCTTGGATGGTATCTGTTTCACTGTTTAAATAAATAGACTTTTCACGTTGAATAAAAGAACCTTGTATCATGTAATTGTTTATCATTTCTTCTATTTCTATATGGAGTTGTTCTGTCTCCTTTGAGATTGTCAAATCATAACTTCGTACTGAAAAGGTAATCGTAGAGGAATTTTGTTTAACTACTACATTATGTAAACCAACTTGATTCATAATATAGTCCATAAAAATATAAAAAGAAGAATGAATATTATCAGTTGTTGGGAAGGAAAAGATCACAAACCCCGGCTTTCTCACTTTCTTACCCTCAAAAAGTTTCTTTCTCTCTCCTTCATATGACAGCTCTTTCGCTTCCTCTATAGAAAAGTATTCTCCATTAATGCTTTGAATCAAGGGTTCCTCTAGATTAACAACTCTTGCTGCTAGATCTCCATGTTGATTATATAAGGGTTGGAAAAGATAAAATCCCAGTTCTTCATCATATAACTTTTCTTGTTTTTTGCTTTGTACCTTCAATGCATAAGTCTTAAAATCCTCTTCTGATACAAAGTATCGCTCTAACCCTTTATACTTTTTCCTCTTGGCAGGCAACACACCATTTTTAATATGCCGGCTTACTGTATAAGCAGTAATTCCCAGCCGATCCGCTACATCTTTCGTAGATAGGCCAGGTTTTTCTTCTTGAGCATCTATTAATTTTAACGTTTCCTCTTCAGAAAAACGGTATTCTCCATCAATGGTCCATGTGCTTTTATTATAAGGAACGACTTTGCCATCTCGAATGTATTTGTATATGGTCGCTTCGGTGACATCTAACAACTCTGCTAAATCCTTTGAAACATAATATGATTTCTCCATTCCATATCTCTCCCCTTACCTATAAATGTGTCACTCCCAAACTGACTAAAAGCGCATTTAACTATTTACTTTAGTCCTTGTTTAATTATATTTTACCATGATGATATGTGGCCAGTAACAGATAATTTAAAAATAGATGAATAATAACAACACTATTATTATAGTTAATAAACACAACGACATGTAAAATAGTTGTATTTTTTATACAAAATATTTAATAATTAGATCTAATAAAATGTACATGAAAAATATAACCTTATTCTTGTATATTAGCAATAGTAAATCTAGCAAACATACGATAAAATAGTACGTATAATATACATGAATGAAAATGAAATATTATATTACTTAATATAAAAGTGGGGGCATTTAATATTATGAATTATTCTCGAATCCCTCTAGATCATGAACCATTATATATCCATGATAGAAACATTATATTTTCTAATAAAAATAAAATACTTGCAGAGATGCTAGATTCTTCCTACCTAGCCATGGTGTACACTAAGATGGAAGAAAAGGAAGACGAGTTTCTTCCAGGACTATCATCGTTAACGGATTTGGAAATCATCTATTTTTTTGTTCACCAAGAAACCCATGATGATGAGGAAAAAAACCGAAAAAAACAAACCAAAAAAGAATACTTTCGAGATTTACTCCAGTTTTATACGTTTATTCATGTTCAGCTGCAGCAAGATGAGGTATCTTCCTCTCTGTTCCCTTATATAAGGAAGAAACACATCAGGAGTTATCAAGAGTGGTTAAAAAATGGAGCATTCCAACATCGAAAACAGGGATATGCGATAGCGACTAGAGCTCGTAAAATTACAGTGGTGAAAAGTTTTCTGCAATTCCTGTATGAGGAAGAAGTAGTGGAGTTTCCATTACAGGTAGCTTTCAAGAAAAGTACCGTACGAAGAAAAGATAAACCCAAACGGGAATTGACATATGAAGAGGTTAAATCATTGTTAGATTATTACAAAGACCATCCCATTAACTATGCACTTTTATTATTGTTAGCGACTACAGGTCTTCGCGTACAGGAATTAGCAAAGGCTAGCTGGAGAGATCTGTATTATGATCCTTCTATAGAAGGCGGGACTTATTTTTTAAAGGTGATTGGGAAGAATAATGTGGAGAGACATGCTGTTATACTTCAATCTACTTTGGAGAGCATTCAAAGGTTTCGCAAAAGAAGAGGGTTAAGTACAGAGATAGACGTAAAATCAAATAGTCCTTTATTCACAACAAATAAAGGAAAAGCGTATGGTTATAAATATTTAAGTCAGTATGTCACGAGGATTATTCAGGATACAGGGTTTTTATGGGTGAGAAATAAGGGGCCTATAACCCCCCATTTCTTCCGTCACTTTTTTGTGAACTATTCTGTTTTAACGTTAGGTCTTCCCATAGAACAAGTACAGAAAACGGTCGGTCATCAATCAAAGACTACGACAGAGGGATATGTTGCAGAAACTATAAATAAAGGAATGAATGCGGGTTTGTACTGGAAAAAACAAATATTTTAATGTTTTTTCTTAAAGGGGAACCTAAAAAATAAGAAAAAACAATTTAACAATCATTGCTTAAATATTTACGAATACTTCTTATTGTAGTATGATATGAATAAGAATAAGCCAATATAAAAATGCCAGCGCGCTGTCACGCACTGGCCAAAACAATAGCAACCGCATGAAGAACGGTTGGCTTAAGATGGAGTAATCCCATCCTGCCTTCGCCAAAAACGCAAGGATGGGGTTACTTTTTTAGGTTTATAATCATGATCACAACCATAATCAACGTCAGAAGCAGTGTTCCAAAACCTAGTATCACGTTTGCTACATCTGTTGTAATCACTTCGGCTTCACCCCCTTTCTCCATTGCCTGA
This DNA window, taken from Alteribacillus bidgolensis, encodes the following:
- a CDS encoding polysaccharide deacetylase family protein, whose amino-acid sequence is MPELTDQQFNENIQSTTAEIEKIIGVKPDLFRPPFGEIEDRQVEMLNKQGYRSICGRPIQRTGAECLLKKLYQE
- a CDS encoding ArdC-like ssDNA-binding domain-containing protein; its protein translation is MVPWRKPWINGGAVNWKTQKPYRVINTFLLEAGEYATFKQIQEAGGKVKKGEKSHIVVFWKWLEKEDEENGKMEKIPYLRYFRVFEINKQVEGLNSKRKHVTFNHDPIEKAEEVYKGYMNAPDYTFHSGKAVYYPTLDKINCPPLKDFPKAEEYYSTMFHEMVHSTGHKSRLARKGVITENVAFGDDVYSKEELVAEMVIKT
- a CDS encoding NAD(P)H oxidoreductase, translating into MKILTVVTHPRENSLTFKVADHFVQGLKDAGHETEILDLYRSGFNPVLWEEDEPEWSADHQEYSPEVEMEMERMKRHDSLAFVFPLWWWSMPAMLKGYIDRVWNWGFAYGPGKLDHEKVLWLSLAGAPIERFEKRQYDNMMTRYFNVGLADYCGIQNSQFELFYETINVQPGYMEEWLTRAYNLGLHYAKY
- a CDS encoding tyrosine-type recombinase/integrase, encoding MNYSRIPLDHEPLYIHDRNIIFSNKNKILAEMLDSSYLAMVYTKMEEKEDEFLPGLSSLTDLEIIYFFVHQETHDDEEKNRKKQTKKEYFRDLLQFYTFIHVQLQQDEVSSSLFPYIRKKHIRSYQEWLKNGAFQHRKQGYAIATRARKITVVKSFLQFLYEEEVVEFPLQVAFKKSTVRRKDKPKRELTYEEVKSLLDYYKDHPINYALLLLLATTGLRVQELAKASWRDLYYDPSIEGGTYFLKVIGKNNVERHAVILQSTLESIQRFRKRRGLSTEIDVKSNSPLFTTNKGKAYGYKYLSQYVTRIIQDTGFLWVRNKGPITPHFFRHFFVNYSVLTLGLPIEQVQKTVGHQSKTTTEGYVAETINKGMNAGLYWKKQIF
- a CDS encoding LysM peptidoglycan-binding domain-containing protein, which produces MLKIATILIAFILVCLPMFDRSAMAETHMVQSGDTLSKISDKYGTSVDKIVNQNKLVSTILEPGQHLEIPNSYIVSEGDTLYKISIKLGVSIPELLESTPTIKNPDWIYPGQIINVPIKNEMIFMGNPNKKRVALTFDDGPEDTYTPQILEILKRKGVKATFFVVGERVKEYPERLRQIYREGHAIGNHTWDTPAFA
- a CDS encoding putative holin-like toxin, with translation MITTDVANVILGFGTLLLTLIMVVIMIINLKK
- a CDS encoding SDR family oxidoreductase, whose protein sequence is MNLENQTAIVAGATRGAGRAMAIKLGETGATVYVTGRTTRQEISPMQRKETIEETAALVKEAGGIGIPVKVDHTDEEQVKMFINKVNEEQNGQLDILVNDVWGGDPLTEWGKDVGDHNLQKGLQMQKQAVQAHFITSHYAVPLMKKKNSGLIVEVTDGIDYEYRGNFYYSLAKISNIHMAKAMAEDLKDNNITSIALTPGFLRSEAMLDLFGVTEENWKEGVKVEKHFIASETPFYIGEALKHLALDPDVRRFNGRTLSTWELSDIYGFKDVDGTQPHWGNYFKKHVEK
- a CDS encoding helix-turn-helix transcriptional regulator gives rise to the protein MQFYVPLQPPKLQKELLDSNYQYREYLPNKSLESYVACYWTVDFHSSEQKKLHRIIPDGCADIIFDLRSSSFSKGAFVVGLMTEYEAINLTQKCSLFGIRFYSDTVYRFLRHPVSQFIGNPVFLEDIWGDEAAFMTEEIISANGISRIIEKVELKLKRFLLLNESKPNYLLQTGLQYIYATKGMISIRSLSEKLSYSERNIRRTFHKELGVSPKELSGIIRFQSLLQELYNSNQYSFTNIAIKYGYSDQPHFINNFRRYYGMSPNQVFKINSATQ
- a CDS encoding ArsR/SmtB family transcription factor — encoded protein: MKHIDIFKALSNETRLEILRWLKEPKKHFDNPPSKNPKNIDEKGGVCVGVIQKKAQLSQSTTSQYLSMMQKAGLLKSERHGKWTYYRRNEKTIQDVSAFLKEKL
- a CDS encoding VOC family protein, whose product is MKPRITVITLGVDDLERSLKFYRDGLGLPTEGIVGKEFEHGAVAFFDLLSGLKLAIFQRKDIAHDAQINQTNSSPTEFTIGHNVESKEEVDKVMEQAKKAGAIITAPSHDTFWGGYSGYFQDPDSHLWEVVWNPHLEIKE
- a CDS encoding helix-turn-helix domain-containing protein, encoding MEKSYYVSKDLAELLDVTEATIYKYIRDGKVVPYNKSTWTIDGEYRFSEEETLKLIDAQEEKPGLSTKDVADRLGITAYTVSRHIKNGVLPAKRKKYKGLERYFVSEEDFKTYALKVQSKKQEKLYDEELGFYLFQPLYNQHGDLAARVVNLEEPLIQSINGEYFSIEEAKELSYEGERKKLFEGKKVRKPGFVIFSFPTTDNIHSSFYIFMDYIMNQVGLHNVVVKQNSSTITFSVRSYDLTISKETEQLHIEIEEMINNYMIQGSFIQREKSIYLNSETDTIQAYIKTATKEKLKKEAIKVGVSMNEYVGNVLDRLYQNGN